The Vescimonas coprocola genome includes a window with the following:
- the tyrS gene encoding tyrosine--tRNA ligase: MGIYEELVARGLIAQVTNEEEIREMINNGKATFYIGFDCTADSLTAGHFMALTLMKRLQMAGNKPIALIGGGTTMIGDPSGRTDMRKMLTKEDIDHNAQCFKRQMERFIEFGEGKAVMLNNADWLLKLNYVDLLREVGACFSVNNMLRAECYKQRMEKGLSFLEFNYMIMQSYDFYYMFQHNGCNMQFGGNDQWSNMLGGTELIRRKLGKDAHAMTITLLTDSQGNKMGKTAGNAVWLDPNKTSPFEFYQYWRNVADADVLKCIRMLTFLPLEQIDEMAGWEGAKLNEAKDILAYELTKLVHGDEEADKARQASKALFSGAGDAAHMPTTELTNDDLGGGQINILNLMVRCGLCASKGEARRLVQQGGVSVNDRKVESIDEALGCEQFTGDGVIIRKGKKVFHRVVLV, translated from the coding sequence ATGGGAATTTATGAAGAGCTGGTGGCCCGTGGCCTGATCGCACAGGTCACCAACGAGGAAGAGATCCGTGAAATGATCAACAACGGCAAGGCCACCTTCTACATCGGCTTTGACTGCACGGCGGACTCTCTGACGGCGGGTCATTTCATGGCCCTGACCCTGATGAAGCGCCTGCAGATGGCGGGCAACAAGCCCATCGCCCTCATCGGCGGCGGCACCACCATGATCGGTGACCCCTCCGGCCGCACCGATATGCGGAAGATGCTCACCAAGGAGGATATCGACCACAATGCCCAGTGCTTCAAACGCCAGATGGAGCGCTTTATCGAGTTCGGCGAGGGCAAGGCCGTCATGCTCAACAACGCCGACTGGCTGCTGAAGCTGAACTATGTGGATCTGCTGCGTGAGGTGGGTGCCTGCTTCTCCGTCAACAATATGCTGCGGGCCGAGTGCTATAAGCAGCGCATGGAGAAGGGCCTGAGCTTCCTGGAGTTCAACTACATGATCATGCAGAGCTACGACTTCTACTATATGTTCCAGCACAACGGCTGCAATATGCAGTTCGGCGGCAACGACCAATGGAGCAATATGCTGGGCGGCACGGAGCTGATCCGCCGCAAGCTGGGCAAGGATGCCCACGCCATGACCATCACCCTGCTGACGGACTCTCAGGGCAACAAGATGGGCAAGACCGCCGGCAACGCCGTGTGGCTGGATCCCAACAAGACCAGTCCCTTCGAGTTCTATCAGTACTGGCGCAACGTGGCGGATGCCGATGTGCTCAAGTGCATCCGGATGCTGACATTCCTGCCTCTGGAGCAGATCGACGAGATGGCCGGCTGGGAGGGTGCAAAGCTTAACGAGGCCAAGGACATTCTGGCCTATGAGCTGACGAAGCTGGTCCACGGCGACGAGGAGGCCGACAAGGCCCGTCAGGCCTCCAAGGCTCTGTTCTCCGGTGCCGGCGACGCCGCCCATATGCCCACCACGGAGCTGACCAACGACGATCTGGGAGGCGGGCAGATCAATATTCTGAACCTGATGGTCCGCTGCGGCCTGTGCGCCAGCAAGGGCGAGGCCCGCCGTCTGGTGCAGCAGGGCGGCGTCAGCGTCAACGACCGGAAGGTGGAGTCCATTGACGAAGCCTTGGGCTGTGAGCAGTTCACCGGCGATGGCGTCATCATCCGCAAGGGTAAGAAGGTGTTCCACAGGGTCGTACTGGTCTGA
- a CDS encoding bacteriocin transport accessory protein has product MKKIVSLALAVLLVLSLAACGSKNSGTGDVSDALTLLNTVWATYSEEEKFPVSGGDYDHPVDDAPGAFDISNADNMDYMLGFPGPSVANLVDAASLMHMMNANTFTCGAYHLSDDVSAADVASSLRDNIMNRQWMCGFPDKLVVITMGQFVVSVYGAEDLVDTFRDKLQNCFSSAAVVYDEPIA; this is encoded by the coding sequence ATGAAAAAAATCGTATCTCTGGCGCTGGCCGTACTGCTGGTGCTCTCTCTGGCTGCCTGCGGCAGCAAGAACAGCGGCACCGGTGACGTGTCCGATGCCCTGACCCTGCTGAACACCGTCTGGGCCACCTACAGCGAGGAGGAAAAGTTCCCCGTCAGCGGCGGCGACTATGACCACCCCGTGGACGACGCTCCCGGTGCCTTCGACATCTCCAACGCCGACAACATGGACTATATGCTGGGCTTCCCCGGCCCCTCCGTGGCCAATCTGGTGGACGCAGCATCCCTGATGCACATGATGAACGCCAACACCTTCACCTGCGGCGCCTACCACCTCAGCGATGACGTCAGCGCCGCCGACGTAGCCTCCTCCCTGCGGGATAATATCATGAACCGCCAGTGGATGTGCGGCTTCCCCGACAAGCTGGTGGTCATCACCATGGGCCAGTTTGTGGTCTCCGTCTACGGTGCCGAGGATCTGGTGGATACCTTCCGGGATAAGCTCCAGAACTGCTTCTCCTCCGCCGCTGTAGTCTACGACGAGCCCATCGCCTGA
- the ispE gene encoding 4-(cytidine 5'-diphospho)-2-C-methyl-D-erythritol kinase has product MKRQELAPAKVNLTLDVGARRPDGYHEVVSVMQSVALYDTVTMESGTGEGISLTCDDAAIPADGSNLAWRAAEVFFRTTGVACDGLHITLEKSIPSQAGLGGGSSDAAAVLRGLRKLYAPELPMEALERMGMELGSDVPYCVRGGTVLVQGKGEQLLSLRALPECWFVVCKPQVSFSTAEMYRRLDEAGMAVHPDTRRMMDALQRRDLAEIFSRIGNVFEQVLSPESEIFVIRNRLLTLGAGAACMSGSGSAVVGIFSQEEAARSSAAAMTEVPFVRCVGRG; this is encoded by the coding sequence ATGAAGCGGCAAGAATTGGCACCCGCCAAGGTGAACCTGACGCTGGATGTGGGGGCCAGACGCCCCGACGGCTATCACGAGGTAGTCTCGGTGATGCAGAGCGTGGCGCTGTACGATACGGTGACGATGGAGAGCGGCACAGGGGAGGGCATCTCCCTGACCTGCGACGATGCGGCGATCCCCGCCGACGGGAGCAATCTGGCGTGGCGGGCGGCGGAGGTGTTCTTCCGCACCACAGGCGTGGCCTGCGATGGCCTGCATATTACCTTGGAAAAGAGTATCCCCTCTCAGGCGGGGCTGGGCGGCGGCAGCAGCGACGCTGCCGCTGTGCTGCGTGGCCTGCGGAAGCTGTACGCCCCGGAGCTGCCCATGGAGGCGCTGGAACGCATGGGCATGGAGTTGGGCAGTGACGTCCCCTACTGCGTCCGGGGCGGCACGGTGCTGGTGCAGGGGAAGGGAGAGCAGCTGCTGTCGCTGCGGGCGCTGCCGGAGTGCTGGTTCGTTGTGTGCAAGCCGCAGGTGTCCTTCTCCACGGCGGAGATGTACCGGCGACTGGATGAGGCGGGGATGGCGGTCCACCCGGACACCCGCCGGATGATGGATGCCTTACAGCGCCGGGATCTGGCGGAGATCTTCTCCCGGATCGGCAACGTCTTTGAACAGGTGCTGTCACCGGAGAGTGAAATTTTTGTCATCCGGAATAGGCTCCTGACATTAGGGGCGGGGGCGGCCTGCATGAGCGGCTCCGGATCCGCCGTGGTGGGAATTTTTTCTCAGGAGGAAGCTGCCCGGTCATCCGCAGCGGCCATGACCGAGGTCCCCTTTGTCCGCTGCGTGGGACGGGGGTAA
- the spoIIR gene encoding stage II sporulation protein R, translating into MRKKTGNKLHTWEAALLLAVAAALLWGACTLQRQDALEQKVIRLHVIANSDSEADQALKLRVRDRVLVLAEDILRQSRDMEEARQRLAEALPRLQQTAAEEIAAQGSRYTVSAWLEETEFPTREYDGFALPSGEYLALRVVIGEGAGKNWWCVVFPPLCTTAACDFQETAVSGGLGEEDLSLITEEDGGYVLRFRAVELWEGLRQWLGKH; encoded by the coding sequence ATGCGGAAGAAAACTGGAAATAAATTACATACATGGGAGGCGGCGCTGCTGCTGGCAGTGGCGGCGGCTTTGCTGTGGGGGGCCTGCACCCTCCAGCGGCAGGATGCGCTGGAGCAGAAGGTCATCCGACTCCACGTCATCGCCAATTCCGACAGCGAGGCGGATCAGGCCCTGAAGCTGCGGGTGCGGGATCGGGTGCTGGTGCTGGCGGAGGACATCCTGCGCCAGTCGAGAGACATGGAGGAGGCCCGGCAGCGTCTCGCCGAGGCGCTGCCCCGGCTGCAGCAGACGGCGGCGGAGGAGATCGCCGCTCAGGGCAGCCGATACACCGTCAGCGCCTGGTTGGAGGAGACGGAGTTTCCTACACGGGAGTATGACGGCTTTGCATTACCCTCCGGGGAGTATCTGGCTCTGCGGGTGGTCATCGGGGAGGGAGCCGGGAAAAACTGGTGGTGCGTGGTGTTCCCACCCCTGTGTACCACTGCCGCCTGCGACTTTCAGGAGACGGCCGTCTCCGGCGGCTTGGGGGAGGAGGATCTGTCCCTCATCACCGAGGAGGACGGCGGCTACGTCCTGCGGTTCCGGGCGGTGGAGCTTTGGGAGGGCCTGCGCCAGTGGCTGGGAAAGCACTGA
- a CDS encoding NAD(+)/NADH kinase: MKKVILCPNPYRDSELRVCKEAKKLLDALHFQTVVCLPFQREGYGAELGLRITPLHQEIRSADLLIAFGGDGTILHLARTVALHSVPVLGVNLGSLGFMSELEVDELDRLRDLADWSFDVESRMMLDVSVLRGGKSVYNNIALNDAVISKGSIARVVRLNIFTEEGQLTKVGGDGVIASTPTGSTGYSMAAGGPIVEPTARNLLLTPICPHSTRSSSYVLSPEHVITVEAPDANRKFVYLSVDGGKAFSLKNNDQVRVSTSRYTTKLVRLSKKSFCEILDKKMGGEVTKA, from the coding sequence ATGAAAAAAGTGATCCTCTGCCCCAATCCCTATCGGGATAGCGAGCTGCGGGTGTGCAAGGAGGCCAAAAAGCTGCTGGATGCCCTGCATTTTCAGACGGTGGTGTGCCTGCCCTTCCAGCGGGAGGGCTACGGTGCGGAGCTGGGCCTGCGAATCACCCCGCTGCATCAGGAGATCCGCTCGGCGGATCTGCTCATCGCCTTCGGCGGCGACGGCACCATTCTGCATCTGGCCCGGACGGTGGCGCTGCACAGCGTCCCGGTGCTGGGAGTGAATCTGGGAAGCCTCGGATTCATGTCGGAGCTGGAGGTGGACGAGCTGGACCGCCTGCGGGATCTGGCGGACTGGAGCTTCGACGTGGAGTCCCGGATGATGCTGGACGTGTCCGTCCTCCGGGGCGGAAAGTCCGTGTATAACAACATCGCCCTCAACGACGCTGTCATCTCCAAGGGCTCTATTGCAAGGGTTGTAAGGCTGAATATCTTTACAGAGGAGGGCCAGCTCACCAAGGTCGGCGGCGACGGCGTCATCGCCAGCACCCCCACTGGCTCCACCGGCTACTCCATGGCCGCCGGCGGCCCCATCGTGGAGCCCACGGCCCGGAACCTGCTGCTGACCCCCATCTGCCCCCACTCCACCCGCTCCAGCAGCTACGTCCTTTCGCCGGAGCACGTCATCACCGTGGAGGCACCGGACGCCAACCGCAAGTTCGTCTACCTGTCCGTGGACGGCGGCAAGGCGTTCTCTCTGAAAAACAACGATCAGGTGCGTGTCAGCACCTCCAGATACACCACCAAGCTGGTGCGGCTGTCCAAGAAGAGCTTCTGCGAGATCCTGGATAAGAAAATGGGCGGGGAGGTCACAAAAGCATGA
- the dxs gene encoding 1-deoxy-D-xylulose-5-phosphate synthase: protein MEQIHDPSDVRKLNDEQARLLCRELRTFLLEQVSRTGGHLASNLGVVELTVAIHRVFDTSQDRLVFDVGHQCYVHKALTGRRELFGTLRQLDGLSGFPKPWESPHDAFIAGHASNSVSVALGMARARTLLHQHYQVLALIGDGALGGGLSFEGLNDAGASHEPMIVILNDNGMSIDPNVGGMSRHLSRLRSKPGYYAFKKRYRQVLESSQTGQRLYSVSHDVKTALKKSLLPGSTLFENMGFTYMGPVDGHDVVQLTRMLREAKDLHCPVLLHVHTVKGQGYGPAEADPGRFHGIGPFDVRTGSGKPAAPSFSSVFGETLTRLAGEDRRICALTAAMVDGTGLTKFSKTYPSRFFDVGIAEGHAVATAAGMAKQGLVPVLAVYSSFLQRGYDMLLHDVALSGLHVVLGVDRAGLVGADGETHHGCFDVMYLSQVPGMKVFCPASFAELRTMLRRAVQEETGPVAVRYPRGGEGAYQEDRSDEAIACLRPGTDITLLTYGTLINEALSAADLLAQRGISAQVLKLSTIAPLSPETIRTALTGTERLLVLEDCVETGCVGQRVAAMMAQLGMAPRRLVLKNTGDRFIPQGSVAELRHLCGLDAEGVAAAAEEAVHEQ from the coding sequence TTGGAACAGATACATGACCCCTCCGATGTGAGGAAACTGAATGATGAACAGGCCCGCCTGCTGTGCCGTGAGCTGCGCACCTTCCTGCTGGAGCAGGTGTCACGGACAGGCGGGCATCTGGCGTCCAATCTGGGCGTGGTGGAGTTGACGGTGGCCATCCACCGGGTATTCGACACGTCGCAGGATCGTCTGGTGTTCGACGTGGGACACCAGTGCTATGTCCACAAGGCCCTCACCGGGCGGCGGGAGCTGTTTGGCACCCTGCGCCAGCTGGACGGCCTCTCCGGCTTCCCCAAGCCGTGGGAGAGTCCCCATGATGCCTTCATCGCCGGCCACGCCTCCAACTCCGTGTCCGTGGCCTTGGGCATGGCACGGGCCCGGACGCTGCTGCATCAGCACTATCAGGTGCTGGCCCTGATCGGCGACGGAGCCTTGGGCGGCGGTCTGAGCTTCGAGGGACTGAATGACGCCGGGGCCTCTCACGAGCCTATGATCGTGATTTTGAACGATAACGGGATGTCCATCGACCCCAATGTGGGCGGGATGTCCCGGCATTTGTCACGCCTGCGCAGCAAGCCCGGCTACTACGCCTTCAAAAAGCGCTACCGTCAGGTGTTGGAGTCCTCCCAGACGGGGCAGAGGCTCTATTCCGTCAGCCACGACGTGAAAACGGCATTGAAAAAGTCCCTGCTTCCCGGCAGCACCCTGTTTGAGAACATGGGCTTTACGTATATGGGGCCGGTGGACGGCCACGATGTGGTCCAGCTGACCCGGATGCTGCGGGAGGCTAAAGATCTCCACTGTCCGGTGCTGCTCCATGTCCACACGGTGAAGGGGCAGGGCTACGGCCCCGCCGAGGCGGATCCCGGCCGGTTCCACGGCATCGGACCCTTCGATGTCCGTACCGGCAGCGGCAAGCCCGCCGCACCCAGTTTTTCCTCCGTGTTCGGTGAGACACTGACCCGACTGGCGGGGGAGGATCGCCGCATCTGCGCCCTGACAGCCGCCATGGTGGACGGTACGGGGCTGACGAAATTCTCCAAGACCTACCCCAGCCGCTTTTTCGATGTGGGAATTGCCGAGGGCCACGCCGTGGCCACGGCGGCGGGCATGGCCAAGCAGGGCCTTGTGCCGGTGCTGGCGGTGTACTCCAGCTTTCTACAGCGTGGCTATGATATGCTGCTGCATGATGTGGCCCTCAGCGGGCTCCATGTGGTGCTGGGGGTGGACCGGGCCGGACTGGTGGGGGCTGACGGCGAGACCCACCACGGCTGCTTCGACGTGATGTACCTGTCGCAGGTGCCGGGCATGAAGGTGTTCTGCCCCGCCAGCTTTGCCGAGCTGCGGACCATGCTGCGCCGTGCGGTGCAGGAGGAGACCGGTCCCGTGGCGGTGCGCTATCCCCGTGGCGGGGAGGGGGCCTATCAGGAGGATCGCAGCGATGAGGCCATCGCCTGCCTGCGTCCGGGGACGGATATCACCCTCCTGACCTACGGCACCCTCATCAACGAAGCCCTGTCCGCCGCCGATCTGCTGGCACAGCGGGGTATCTCCGCTCAGGTGCTGAAGCTCAGCACCATTGCCCCTTTGTCCCCGGAGACCATCCGCACGGCTTTGACCGGCACGGAGCGTCTGCTGGTGCTGGAGGACTGCGTGGAGACCGGCTGCGTGGGCCAGCGGGTGGCGGCCATGATGGCCCAGCTGGGCATGGCCCCCCGGCGGCTGGTGCTGAAAAATACAGGCGACCGCTTTATCCCACAGGGCAGTGTAGCGGAGCTGCGTCATCTCTGCGGACTGGACGCTGAGGGCGTCGCCGCTGCGGCAGAGGAGGCTGTGCATGAGCAATAA
- the recN gene encoding DNA repair protein RecN, translating to MLELLHIENIAIIDRADITFEPGFNALTGETGAGKSIVIDSLSAVLGQRTSRDLIRTGADKAYVSACFTGIPPEVGEDLGITWDEELLLQREIHADGKNVCRVGSRPVTVTQLRTLGSRLLNIHGQHDGQQLLDEEQHLLYLDSFGRTEPLLTAYREKYAKLTDIRRQMHALQMDEAEKARRMDTLRYQIQELQRAKLRPGEEEELTSRRNLLRNGEKFMSAVSEADFCLSGDDSTSGALALLRQAQSALEPIRRLDDSFEELYQRLEAVYSEVYDLAYTVQDKRDAFDFSPQELDEVEGRLDQLYRLKKKYGPDVESMLAYLDRSTKELDAIEDAGDTLLHLQQLEKKALSAAQSAAEELSKARHQAAERLEEQILTELRQLDMGRIRFAIDFQPQPLSESGMDAVRFLMSANVGEELRPIQKIASGGELARIMLAMKNVLSEQDRVGTMVFDEVDTGVSGRAAQKVAEKMARISRTKQVLCVTHLPQLAAMADTHFSVEKGVTDGRTFTHVRRLDRAQRRQELARLTGGAHITPTMLEGAEELLSAAEDFKRTLE from the coding sequence ATGCTGGAATTGCTCCATATCGAAAATATCGCCATCATCGATCGGGCGGATATCACCTTTGAGCCGGGCTTCAACGCCCTCACCGGCGAGACCGGCGCCGGTAAATCCATCGTCATTGACTCGCTGAGCGCCGTGCTGGGTCAGCGCACCTCCCGTGACCTGATCCGCACCGGGGCCGACAAGGCCTACGTCAGCGCCTGCTTCACCGGCATCCCGCCGGAGGTAGGGGAGGACTTGGGCATCACATGGGATGAGGAACTGCTGCTGCAGCGGGAGATCCACGCCGACGGCAAAAACGTCTGCCGGGTGGGCAGCCGCCCCGTCACGGTGACGCAGCTGCGCACCTTGGGCAGCCGCCTGCTGAACATCCACGGTCAGCACGACGGCCAGCAGCTGCTGGATGAGGAGCAGCACCTGCTGTATCTGGACAGCTTCGGCCGCACCGAGCCGCTTCTGACCGCCTATCGGGAGAAATACGCCAAGCTGACGGATATCCGTCGCCAGATGCACGCCCTGCAAATGGACGAGGCGGAGAAGGCCCGCCGCATGGATACCCTGCGCTACCAGATCCAGGAGCTTCAGCGGGCCAAGCTGAGGCCCGGTGAGGAGGAGGAGCTGACCTCCCGCCGCAACCTGCTGCGCAACGGCGAAAAATTCATGTCCGCCGTCTCCGAGGCAGACTTCTGCCTCAGCGGCGACGACAGCACCAGCGGCGCACTGGCCCTGCTGCGGCAGGCCCAGAGCGCTCTGGAGCCCATCCGCCGTCTGGACGACAGCTTCGAGGAGCTGTACCAGCGGCTGGAGGCGGTGTACAGCGAGGTCTACGATCTGGCCTACACTGTGCAGGACAAGCGGGACGCCTTCGACTTCTCCCCGCAGGAGCTGGACGAGGTGGAGGGCCGTCTGGATCAGCTGTACCGGCTGAAAAAGAAGTATGGCCCGGATGTAGAGAGTATGCTGGCCTATCTGGACCGCAGCACCAAGGAGCTGGACGCCATCGAGGACGCCGGCGACACCCTGCTGCACCTGCAGCAGCTGGAGAAGAAGGCCCTGTCTGCTGCCCAGTCTGCGGCGGAGGAGCTGTCCAAGGCCCGCCATCAGGCGGCCGAGCGGCTGGAGGAGCAGATCCTCACGGAGCTTCGCCAGCTGGATATGGGCCGCATCCGCTTCGCCATCGACTTCCAGCCCCAGCCCCTGTCTGAGTCCGGAATGGACGCCGTGCGCTTCCTTATGTCCGCCAACGTGGGCGAGGAACTGCGTCCCATCCAGAAGATCGCCTCCGGCGGCGAGCTGGCCCGCATCATGCTGGCCATGAAGAACGTTCTGTCGGAGCAGGACCGGGTAGGCACCATGGTCTTTGACGAGGTGGATACCGGTGTCTCCGGCCGGGCCGCTCAGAAGGTGGCGGAGAAGATGGCCCGCATCAGCCGCACCAAGCAGGTGCTGTGCGTCACCCATCTGCCCCAGCTGGCCGCTATGGCCGATACCCATTTCTCCGTGGAGAAGGGCGTCACCGACGGCCGCACCTTTACCCATGTGCGGCGGCTGGATCGGGCCCAGCGGCGGCAGGAGCTGGCCCGCCTCACCGGCGGCGCCCATATCACTCCCACCATGCTGGAGGGGGCGGAGGAGCTGCTGTCTGCGGCGGAGGATTTCAAGCGTACGCTGGAATAG
- a CDS encoding MBOAT family O-acyltransferase: MFLVWGLTGLWHGAAWNFVLWGLFFAVLLAAEKLWYGHGLEKTRLLKHLYMFPLLAVSFVLFNAADLPAAGQQIAALFGFGGLPASGVESLYYLRSYAVVLVIALLGATPLPVKAVQRLRDTSAGSAVLSAAEPVALVLLLALCTAYLVDGSFNPFLYFRF, from the coding sequence GTGTTCCTTGTCTGGGGCCTGACGGGCCTGTGGCACGGGGCGGCATGGAATTTCGTGCTGTGGGGCCTGTTTTTCGCCGTCCTGCTGGCGGCGGAAAAGCTGTGGTACGGCCACGGGCTGGAAAAGACCCGGCTCTTAAAGCACCTGTATATGTTCCCCCTGCTGGCGGTGAGCTTCGTACTCTTCAATGCCGCCGACCTCCCCGCCGCCGGGCAGCAGATCGCCGCCCTCTTTGGTTTCGGCGGCCTGCCCGCCTCCGGGGTGGAGAGCCTTTACTACCTCCGCAGCTACGCTGTGGTGCTGGTCATTGCCCTGCTGGGGGCCACCCCCCTGCCCGTCAAGGCGGTGCAGCGCCTTCGGGACACCTCTGCCGGCAGCGCCGTGCTGTCCGCTGCGGAACCTGTGGCGCTGGTGCTGCTGCTGGCGCTCTGTACGGCGTATCTGGTGGACGGCTCCTTCAATCCCTTCCTGTATTTTCGGTTTTAA
- the argR gene encoding arginine repressor — protein sequence MKNQRQEHLLQIIAEETVETQEQLLERLQERGIRSTQATISRDIKELHLIKEPVGQGRYRYAVSAHRTKLNFADRLRTIFREGVLSVDYAQNLVVIKTMPGLANGAAAALDGMEVPYLVGSLAGDDTVLLVLRDNAAAAEFADEIKEMLR from the coding sequence ATGAAAAATCAGCGTCAGGAGCATCTGCTGCAGATCATTGCCGAGGAGACGGTGGAGACACAGGAACAGCTGCTGGAACGGCTTCAGGAGCGGGGGATCCGCAGCACGCAGGCCACCATTTCACGGGACATCAAGGAGCTGCACCTCATCAAGGAGCCGGTAGGGCAGGGCCGCTACCGCTATGCCGTGTCCGCCCATCGGACAAAGCTGAACTTTGCCGACCGCCTGCGTACCATCTTCCGGGAGGGTGTCCTCAGCGTGGACTACGCCCAGAATCTGGTGGTCATCAAGACCATGCCGGGTCTGGCCAACGGTGCCGCCGCTGCGCTGGACGGCATGGAGGTTCCCTATCTGGTGGGGTCTCTGGCGGGGGACGACACCGTTCTGCTGGTGCTGCGTGACAACGCCGCAGCGGCGGAGTTTGCCGACGAGATCAAGGAGATGCTGCGCTGA
- a CDS encoding TlyA family RNA methyltransferase — translation MSNKTRLDVLLTERGLAESRQKAQAVIMAGHVFVAGQRVDKPGTAVLSDAPIEVRGHALPYVSRGGLKLEKAMKTFPITLTDKICADIGASTGGFTDCMLQNGARKVYSVDVGYGQLDWKLRSDPRVVCMERTNARYLTPEQIPDPLDFASIDVSFISLKLIFPALYGLLRQGGEIACLIKPQFEAGREKVGKKGVVRDPAVHLEVLEHFLTHAKESRFTVLGITYSPIRGPEGNIEYLGYLKKCDEPDGSFDLPTLVAESHSQLKD, via the coding sequence ATGAGCAATAAAACAAGGCTGGACGTACTCCTGACGGAGCGTGGCCTGGCGGAGAGCCGCCAGAAGGCACAGGCCGTCATCATGGCGGGCCACGTGTTCGTGGCGGGCCAGCGGGTGGATAAGCCCGGCACGGCGGTGCTGAGCGACGCCCCTATCGAGGTCCGAGGCCACGCTCTGCCTTATGTGAGCCGGGGCGGATTAAAGCTGGAAAAGGCCATGAAGACCTTTCCCATCACCCTGACCGATAAGATCTGCGCCGACATCGGCGCCTCCACCGGGGGCTTTACGGACTGTATGCTGCAAAACGGCGCCCGGAAGGTCTATTCCGTGGACGTGGGCTACGGCCAGCTGGACTGGAAGCTCCGCAGCGATCCCCGCGTGGTGTGCATGGAGCGCACCAACGCCCGGTATCTGACTCCGGAACAGATCCCCGATCCACTGGACTTTGCCAGTATCGACGTGTCCTTCATCTCCCTGAAGCTGATCTTCCCGGCGCTGTACGGTCTGCTGCGGCAGGGGGGCGAGATCGCCTGCCTCATCAAGCCCCAGTTCGAGGCCGGCCGGGAAAAGGTAGGCAAAAAAGGTGTGGTACGGGACCCTGCTGTACATCTCGAAGTGCTGGAGCACTTCCTGACCCATGCCAAGGAGAGTCGCTTTACAGTGCTTGGAATCACTTACTCTCCCATCCGTGGACCGGAGGGGAACATCGAATATCTTGGCTATTTGAAAAAGTGCGATGAGCCGGACGGCAGCTTTGACCTACCGACACTGGTGGCGGAGTCGCACAGTCAGCTGAAGGACTGA
- a CDS encoding DUF21 domain-containing protein produces MSESDKTDRNKGKSKSKNKKKSGCSWALRVFLLAVALSALLSFFSSTALEGTGYAVAIIVLAVFIALGIVFDMIGVAVTAADPKPFHSMAAHKEKGAKEAIRLLKNANQVSSFCNDVVGDICGIVSGSTAAVIVVELQKDLSTTSILISIAVTALISGITIGGKALGKTVAINECTGVVYRVARLMHTLHLYR; encoded by the coding sequence TTGAGCGAAAGCGATAAAACCGATAGAAATAAGGGAAAGAGCAAGAGTAAGAACAAGAAGAAAAGCGGCTGCAGCTGGGCGCTGCGGGTCTTTCTGCTGGCGGTGGCGCTGTCGGCGCTGCTGAGCTTTTTCTCCTCCACTGCGCTGGAGGGGACCGGCTACGCCGTGGCCATCATCGTGCTGGCGGTGTTCATCGCCCTCGGCATCGTGTTTGATATGATCGGCGTGGCCGTCACCGCCGCCGACCCCAAGCCCTTCCACTCCATGGCGGCCCACAAGGAAAAGGGCGCCAAGGAGGCCATCCGTCTGCTGAAAAACGCCAATCAGGTCAGCTCCTTCTGCAACGACGTGGTGGGCGACATCTGCGGCATCGTCAGCGGCTCCACGGCGGCTGTCATCGTGGTGGAGCTGCAGAAGGACCTGAGCACTACCTCCATTCTTATCTCCATCGCCGTGACGGCGCTGATCTCCGGTATCACCATCGGCGGCAAGGCGCTGGGAAAGACGGTGGCCATCAACGAGTGTACCGGCGTGGTGTACCGGGTGGCCCGGCTCATGCATACCCTGCATCTTTACCGATGA